From the genome of Rhizobium binae, one region includes:
- a CDS encoding 3'-5' exonuclease, translating into MKTIAIDFETANEQRGSACSVGLAWIEEGRVTRVEERLIRPRDMRFSGMNIAIHGIRPEDVEDAPEFPEVMDEFYEDIRGTTMIAHNAAFDFSVWRASLDLYRQSYPELTYLCSLKMAQRIWPHFLSHRLNLIAEHLGLRFMHHNAAEDAAVCAAAAIEMAKAVKAKAVETIPALIGMTPGRLTARGYVPCTCRKA; encoded by the coding sequence TTGAAGACCATCGCCATCGATTTCGAGACAGCCAACGAGCAGCGCGGCAGCGCCTGCTCGGTCGGGCTCGCCTGGATCGAGGAGGGCAGGGTGACGCGCGTTGAGGAGCGGCTCATTCGCCCCAGGGACATGCGCTTTTCCGGGATGAACATCGCAATCCACGGCATCCGGCCGGAAGATGTCGAGGATGCGCCGGAGTTTCCCGAAGTGATGGACGAGTTCTACGAGGATATCAGGGGCACGACGATGATCGCGCACAATGCCGCCTTCGATTTCAGCGTCTGGCGGGCGAGCCTCGATCTCTATCGGCAGTCCTATCCCGAACTCACCTATCTCTGCAGCCTGAAGATGGCGCAGCGGATCTGGCCGCATTTCCTCTCCCATCGGCTTAACCTGATTGCCGAGCATCTCGGCTTACGCTTCATGCACCACAACGCCGCCGAGGATGCCGCCGTCTGCGCGGCAGCGGCAATCGAGATGGCCAAGGCGGTCAAGGCGAAAGCCGTCGAGACGATCCCGGCACTGATCGGCATGACGCCCGGGCGGCTGACGGCGCGTGGCTATGTGCCTTGCACCTGCCGGAAGGCCTGA
- a CDS encoding GNAT family N-acetyltransferase — MSESEQNEARDRARLPDGVVVRAVRLSDAEEITDLINLPGYRAGTLRPPYQRVEEVRKNMENPSPGALNLVITVDGRIVGNCGLNRLGGRRQHVASIGMGVHDDFTGRGFGRILLAAMVVAADDWLDIKRLELTVYTDNNTAIRLYEKFGFEKEGLLRSFGYRAGQYVDAYTMARIRL, encoded by the coding sequence ATGTCCGAAAGCGAACAGAATGAAGCCCGCGACCGAGCGCGCCTGCCGGACGGCGTCGTTGTGCGCGCCGTCCGCCTTTCCGATGCCGAGGAGATCACCGATCTCATCAATTTGCCGGGTTATCGGGCCGGCACGCTGCGGCCGCCGTACCAGCGGGTCGAAGAGGTTCGAAAGAACATGGAAAACCCATCGCCGGGCGCGCTGAACCTCGTGATCACGGTCGATGGCAGGATCGTCGGCAATTGCGGCCTCAACCGCCTCGGCGGCCGCCGGCAACACGTCGCCAGCATCGGCATGGGCGTGCACGACGATTTCACCGGCCGTGGCTTCGGCCGCATCCTGCTCGCCGCCATGGTCGTGGCCGCCGACGACTGGCTCGATATCAAGCGGCTGGAACTGACCGTCTACACCGACAACAACACCGCCATCCGGCTTTATGAGAAGTTCGGCTTCGAAAAGGAAGGGCTCCTGCGTTCCTTCGGATATCGCGCGGGACAATATGTCGACGCCTATACGATGGCGCGGATCAGGCTGTGA
- the ligA gene encoding NAD-dependent DNA ligase LigA has translation MSTKGSDVETLTIEEAAAELERLAKEIAHHDALYHGKDQPEISDADYDALKRRNDALEARFPELVREDSPSRQIGAAPSVTFSPVVHARPMLSLDNTFSQEDVQDFVAGVYRFLGRLPDQSIAFTAEPKIDGLSMSIRYEKGRLTTAATRGDGTTGENVTANIRTIAEIPNQLPKGVPAVVEVRGEVYMAKSDFLALNRQMEAEGKQTYVNPRNTAAGSLRQLDATVTASRKLKFFAYAWGEMSEMPEDTQLGMVQIFKEWGFPVNPLMKRLNSVADILAHYDEIGLKRPDLDYDIDGVVYKVDSLELQQRLGFRSRSPRWATAHKFPAEQAFTEVEKIEIQVGRTGALTPVARLKPITVGGVVVTNATLHNEDYIKGIGNSGERIRPEEHDIREGDTVIVQRAGDVIPQILDVVMEKRLAEAKPYKFPKTCPVCGSHAVREVNEKTGKMDSVRRCTGGFICRAQATEHLKHFVSRNAFDIEGLGSKQIDFFFENEDPSLQIRTAPEIFTLERRQQSSLTKLENIDGFGKVSVGKLYAAINERRSIALYRFIYALGIRHVGETTAKLLARSYGTYEAFATAMKEAAPLSGDAWNDLNAIEGIGEVVARAMVEFYKEPRNVEVIGRLLQEVTPVEAEQPVTAGSPVAGKTVVFTGSLEKFTRDEAKARAESLGAKVAGSVSKKTDIVVAGPGAGSKLDKARELGVQTMDEDEWLALIGG, from the coding sequence ATGTCCACCAAAGGTTCCGACGTCGAGACATTGACGATCGAAGAAGCCGCCGCCGAGCTTGAGCGGCTGGCCAAGGAAATTGCGCATCACGATGCCCTCTATCACGGCAAGGACCAGCCGGAGATATCGGATGCGGATTACGACGCGCTGAAGCGCCGCAACGATGCGCTGGAGGCGCGGTTTCCCGAACTGGTCCGCGAGGACAGCCCGTCGCGGCAGATCGGCGCCGCTCCCTCCGTCACCTTCTCGCCGGTCGTTCATGCGCGGCCGATGCTGTCGCTCGACAATACGTTTTCGCAGGAAGACGTGCAGGATTTCGTCGCCGGCGTCTACCGCTTCCTCGGCCGCCTGCCGGACCAGTCGATCGCCTTTACCGCCGAGCCGAAGATCGACGGCCTTTCGATGTCGATCCGCTACGAGAAGGGCAGGCTGACGACGGCAGCCACGCGCGGCGACGGCACGACGGGGGAGAACGTCACCGCCAATATCAGGACCATTGCCGAGATACCGAACCAGTTGCCGAAGGGTGTCCCAGCGGTCGTCGAGGTCCGCGGCGAGGTCTATATGGCCAAGAGCGACTTCCTGGCGCTGAACCGGCAGATGGAGGCGGAGGGCAAGCAAACCTATGTCAATCCGCGCAACACCGCCGCCGGATCGCTGCGCCAGCTCGACGCCACGGTGACGGCGAGCCGCAAGCTGAAATTCTTCGCCTATGCCTGGGGCGAGATGTCGGAGATGCCGGAAGATACGCAATTGGGCATGGTGCAGATCTTCAAGGAATGGGGTTTCCCGGTGAACCCGCTGATGAAGCGGCTGAATTCGGTGGCCGACATCCTGGCCCATTACGATGAGATCGGTCTGAAGCGCCCTGATCTCGACTACGACATCGACGGCGTCGTCTACAAAGTCGACAGCCTCGAACTGCAGCAGCGGCTCGGCTTCCGCTCACGCAGCCCGCGCTGGGCGACGGCGCACAAATTCCCGGCCGAGCAGGCCTTCACCGAGGTCGAGAAGATCGAGATCCAGGTCGGCCGCACCGGGGCGCTGACGCCGGTGGCGCGGCTGAAGCCGATCACGGTCGGCGGCGTCGTCGTCACCAATGCAACGCTGCACAACGAGGATTACATCAAGGGCATCGGCAATAGCGGCGAGCGCATCCGGCCGGAGGAGCACGATATTCGCGAGGGCGACACCGTCATCGTCCAGCGCGCCGGCGATGTCATTCCGCAGATCCTCGACGTCGTGATGGAAAAGCGCCTGGCGGAGGCAAAGCCCTACAAATTCCCGAAGACATGTCCGGTCTGCGGTTCGCATGCGGTGCGCGAGGTCAACGAGAAAACAGGCAAGATGGATTCGGTGCGCCGCTGCACCGGCGGCTTCATCTGCCGGGCACAGGCGACGGAGCATCTGAAGCATTTCGTCTCGCGTAACGCCTTCGATATTGAGGGGCTCGGCTCGAAGCAGATCGACTTCTTCTTCGAAAACGAGGACCCGTCATTACAGATCCGCACGGCGCCTGAAATCTTCACGCTGGAGAGGCGCCAGCAATCGTCGCTGACCAAGCTGGAGAATATCGACGGCTTCGGCAAGGTCAGTGTCGGCAAGCTCTATGCGGCGATCAACGAACGGCGCAGCATCGCGCTTTACCGTTTCATCTATGCGCTCGGCATCCGCCATGTCGGAGAAACCACGGCGAAGCTGCTGGCGCGCTCCTACGGCACCTATGAGGCCTTTGCGACCGCGATGAAGGAGGCCGCGCCGCTTTCCGGCGATGCCTGGAACGATTTGAACGCTATCGAGGGCATCGGCGAGGTCGTGGCACGCGCGATGGTCGAGTTCTACAAGGAGCCGCGCAACGTCGAGGTAATCGGCCGTCTGCTGCAAGAGGTGACGCCCGTGGAGGCCGAGCAGCCGGTGACGGCGGGAAGCCCGGTCGCCGGCAAGACGGTGGTCTTCACCGGCTCGCTCGAAAAATTCACCCGCGACGAAGCAAAGGCGAGGGCGGAAAGCCTCGGCGCCAAGGTGGCGGGATCGGTGTCCAAGAAGACCGATATCGTCGTCGCCGGTCCGGGCGCCGGTTCCAAACTCGACAAGGCGCGCGAGCTCGGCGTCCAGACCATGGATGAGGACGAATGGCTGGCACTGATCGGCGGGTGA
- a CDS encoding chemotaxis protein CheW, translating into MNNNAIKQSGAYLEIVSFHLGDQEFCIDIMAIREIRGWAPVTPMPHTPPYVLGLINLRGAVIPVIDMACRLGMKMTEPSERSAIIVTDIAGKLVGLLVEQVSDMMTIKSEDLQPPPEIIPEAQRAFCRGIVALEKTMVCFLNLDTVIADELNQAA; encoded by the coding sequence ATGAACAACAATGCCATCAAGCAGTCGGGTGCTTATCTCGAAATCGTATCGTTCCACCTGGGTGATCAGGAATTCTGCATCGACATCATGGCCATCCGCGAAATCCGCGGCTGGGCGCCGGTGACGCCGATGCCGCATACTCCGCCCTACGTGCTGGGCCTCATCAACCTGCGCGGCGCGGTCATCCCGGTCATCGACATGGCCTGCCGCCTCGGCATGAAGATGACCGAGCCTTCCGAGCGCTCCGCGATCATCGTCACCGACATCGCCGGCAAGCTGGTCGGCCTGCTGGTCGAGCAGGTTTCCGACATGATGACCATCAAGAGCGAAGACCTGCAGCCGCCGCCGGAAATCATCCCGGAAGCCCAGCGCGCCTTCTGCCGCGGCATCGTCGCACTGGAAAAGACCATGGTCTGCTTCCTCAACCTCGACACGGTGATTGCGGACGAGCTGAACCAGGCAGCTTGA
- a CDS encoding CreA family protein: MSKPRNLFLAAFIFVALSVGAVSAEVVGKVGVDWIGNDIIVEALSDPQVKGVTCHVTYFDRSLIDRFKNGNWFEDPSNNSIACRQTGPIEIGNIDLSKDGSEVFRQGMSLIWKTLVVNRIYDKANDTLIYLAHSRELTDGSAKMSISTIPLYGQNVTWKNGKPQ, encoded by the coding sequence ATGTCCAAGCCGCGCAATCTTTTTCTCGCCGCCTTCATCTTCGTCGCCCTTTCTGTTGGCGCCGTTTCGGCCGAAGTCGTCGGCAAGGTCGGCGTCGACTGGATCGGCAACGACATCATCGTCGAGGCGCTCTCCGATCCTCAGGTCAAGGGTGTCACCTGCCATGTCACCTATTTCGATCGCAGCCTCATCGACCGGTTCAAGAACGGCAATTGGTTCGAGGATCCGTCCAACAATTCCATCGCCTGCCGCCAGACCGGGCCGATCGAGATCGGCAATATCGATCTCTCCAAGGACGGCAGCGAGGTGTTTCGCCAGGGCATGTCGCTGATCTGGAAGACGTTGGTCGTCAACCGCATCTATGACAAGGCGAACGACACGCTGATCTACCTCGCCCATTCCCGAGAACTGACGGATGGTTCGGCGAAGATGTCGATTTCGACGATTCCGCTGTATGGGCAGAACGTGACCTGGAAGAACGGGAAGCCGCAATAA
- a CDS encoding methyl-accepting chemotaxis protein, producing MTNSSVRKSLSVSQRLWTLGGAAFVGFGTMLGVGWYENMRVDAALRRAGEIQTSVNHIDAMRVANLTMVLAAMDIIVDKDDKVVEPARIQLIGDSLVVLSGGSKDMRLLAEEMRDDSLLKSYDTDVAAMGKAIQSDLITLVQQGAPEAEFDKIDDAIDGAGDELSRTLDKLAADGTVFAQQHVELANGVSREALILQIVLGGLAILSMGVLQYVHGGSIRRGIGAVRESMQRIMSGDLASEVPDKARGDEIGEMARAADSFRLAAIEKRDLEAQTQTDRQHSDAEHRAREAAKLADAEALNAAVAALGAGLTRLSGGDVTVTIDQPFREELERLRLDFNQTTATLRKAMSDIALNSSSIEANSRQMRAAADDLAKRTEQQAASLEETSAALDQITATVRNATSRAEEVGHMVTHTRKNTAKSDIVVGDAMAAMERIEAASREIGQIINVIDEIAFQTNLLALNAGVEAARAGEAGKGFAVVAQEVRELAGRAAGAAKDIKALIGKSGAEVKIGGELVTAAGEALRQIGEDVLRIDEHVKSIVTSAREQSVGLNEINTSISQMDQVTQKNAAMVEETNAASHTLAIDAENLTQLIKQFKTGEGMSARQTPREATAASHSRPSPARSLIGKVAGAFNGGSAAKVIASPAGDNWEEF from the coding sequence ATGACGAATTCATCAGTGCGCAAGAGCCTGTCGGTCAGCCAACGGCTCTGGACGCTCGGTGGCGCAGCCTTCGTCGGTTTCGGGACGATGCTCGGCGTTGGCTGGTACGAGAATATGCGGGTCGATGCCGCCCTGCGCCGCGCCGGTGAGATCCAGACGAGCGTCAATCATATCGACGCCATGCGGGTTGCCAACCTGACGATGGTGCTCGCCGCCATGGACATTATCGTCGACAAGGACGACAAGGTGGTCGAGCCGGCGCGCATCCAGCTGATCGGCGATTCACTCGTCGTCCTCTCCGGCGGCTCGAAGGACATGCGCCTGCTTGCCGAAGAGATGCGTGACGACAGCCTGCTGAAGAGCTACGACACCGACGTCGCGGCAATGGGCAAGGCGATCCAGAGCGATCTCATCACCCTGGTTCAGCAGGGAGCGCCCGAGGCGGAGTTCGACAAGATCGACGACGCGATCGACGGTGCCGGCGACGAGTTGAGCAGGACGCTCGACAAGCTCGCGGCTGACGGCACGGTCTTTGCGCAACAGCATGTCGAGCTCGCCAATGGTGTATCGCGCGAAGCCCTTATCCTGCAGATCGTTCTTGGCGGCCTGGCCATCCTCAGCATGGGCGTTCTGCAATACGTTCATGGCGGCTCGATCCGACGCGGGATCGGCGCCGTTCGGGAAAGCATGCAGCGCATCATGAGCGGCGATCTTGCCAGCGAGGTCCCGGATAAGGCCCGCGGTGACGAAATCGGCGAAATGGCTCGCGCCGCTGACAGCTTCCGCCTCGCCGCCATCGAAAAGCGCGACCTTGAAGCCCAGACCCAGACCGACCGGCAGCACAGCGATGCCGAGCACCGCGCCCGCGAAGCCGCCAAGCTTGCCGACGCGGAGGCCCTGAACGCCGCCGTCGCCGCTCTCGGCGCCGGCCTCACCCGTCTGTCGGGCGGCGACGTCACCGTTACGATCGACCAGCCGTTCCGCGAGGAGCTGGAGCGTCTGCGCCTGGATTTCAACCAGACGACGGCGACGCTGCGCAAGGCGATGAGCGACATTGCCCTCAACAGCAGCTCGATCGAAGCCAACAGCCGCCAGATGCGCGCCGCAGCCGACGATCTCGCCAAGCGCACCGAGCAGCAGGCCGCGTCGCTCGAAGAAACGTCGGCGGCGCTCGACCAGATCACCGCCACCGTCCGCAACGCGACCAGCCGCGCCGAAGAAGTCGGCCACATGGTCACCCATACCCGGAAAAATACCGCGAAATCGGACATCGTCGTCGGCGATGCGATGGCCGCGATGGAACGGATAGAAGCTGCTTCGCGCGAAATCGGCCAGATCATCAACGTCATCGACGAAATCGCTTTCCAGACGAACCTGCTGGCGCTCAACGCCGGCGTCGAAGCGGCGCGCGCCGGCGAGGCCGGCAAGGGTTTCGCCGTCGTAGCTCAGGAAGTGCGCGAACTCGCCGGCCGAGCGGCGGGCGCCGCCAAGGATATCAAGGCCCTGATCGGAAAATCCGGCGCGGAAGTGAAGATCGGCGGCGAACTGGTGACGGCCGCCGGTGAAGCACTTCGCCAGATCGGCGAAGATGTTCTGCGCATCGACGAACATGTTAAATCAATCGTAACCTCTGCGCGCGAACAATCTGTCGGACTGAACGAAATCAACACGTCGATCAGCCAGATGGATCAGGTCACGCAGAAGAACGCGGCCATGGTGGAAGAGACGAACGCCGCAAGCCATACGCTCGCCATCGACGCGGAAAACCTGACGCAGCTGATCAAGCAGTTCAAAACCGGCGAGGGCATGAGCGCCCGGCAAACGCCGCGAGAGGCAACGGCCGCCTCGCATTCGAGACCTTCTCCCGCGCGCAGCCTGATCGGCAAGGTCGCGGGCGCATTCAACGGCGGCTCTGCCGCCAAAGTCATCGCTTCTCCCGCCGGGGACAACTGGGAAGAATTCTGA
- a CDS encoding 50S ribosomal protein L11 methyltransferase: MSEIRLYVSTTESKAEQILDLLSEVFGEEDFAIGTTEVDETRDIWEASVYMMAEDEAQVRSRVETALLSAFPDAQLLREVIPDVDWVVKSLEGLKPVRAGRFLVHGSHDRDKVRPGDIAIEIDAGQAFGTGHHGTTAGCLEVIDRVMRSRRVRNALDLGTGSGVLAIAVRKLKNIPVLATDIDPIATRVAAENVRRNGIASGIVARTAPGFHSTAFSEHGPFDLIIANILARPLIRMAPQLAAHLAPGGSVILSGILAAQRWKVIAAYSGARLRHVRTIWRNGWVTIHFDRP; encoded by the coding sequence GTGAGTGAAATCCGCCTTTACGTATCGACGACCGAGAGCAAGGCCGAACAGATTCTCGACCTTCTGAGCGAGGTCTTCGGCGAAGAAGACTTCGCCATCGGCACCACTGAGGTCGATGAGACGAGGGATATCTGGGAAGCCTCCGTCTACATGATGGCCGAGGACGAGGCGCAGGTGCGCTCCCGCGTCGAGACAGCGCTGCTAAGCGCCTTTCCCGACGCTCAGCTGTTGCGGGAGGTCATCCCCGACGTCGATTGGGTGGTGAAATCGCTGGAAGGACTGAAGCCTGTCAGGGCAGGGCGCTTTCTGGTGCATGGCTCGCATGACCGCGACAAGGTCCGTCCCGGCGACATCGCCATCGAGATCGATGCCGGCCAGGCCTTCGGCACAGGCCATCACGGTACGACGGCCGGCTGCCTCGAAGTGATCGATCGTGTGATGCGATCCCGCCGCGTCCGCAACGCACTCGATCTCGGCACCGGCAGCGGTGTGCTGGCGATTGCGGTGCGCAAGCTCAAGAACATACCGGTACTCGCCACCGACATCGACCCGATCGCGACGCGGGTGGCGGCCGAAAACGTTCGCCGCAACGGCATCGCCTCGGGCATCGTCGCAAGAACCGCGCCAGGCTTTCACTCGACTGCTTTTTCCGAGCATGGTCCCTTTGACCTCATTATCGCCAACATCCTCGCCCGGCCGCTGATCCGCATGGCGCCTCAGCTTGCCGCCCATCTTGCGCCGGGTGGTTCGGTGATCTTGTCGGGGATTTTGGCCGCGCAGCGATGGAAGGTGATTGCCGCCTATAGCGGTGCGAGGCTCCGGCACGTCAGGACGATCTGGCGGAATGGCTGGGTGACGATCCATTTTGATCGGCCTTGA
- a CDS encoding SCO family protein — protein sequence MQTFRIVIWVAVLIVAGVLGASTLYLKKSSDVVAEAPFGVPFTLVSQSGQPITEQALRGKPTALFFGFTHCPEVCPTTLFELNGWMEKVDPKGDKLQAYFVTVDPERDTPEIMNEYVSNVSKRITGISGPPEKIAEVIKGFRVYAKKVPVDEKDPKGDYTMDHTASVFLLDSAGRFSGTIAYGENPDTAIKKLENLVSKG from the coding sequence ATGCAGACATTCCGTATCGTCATCTGGGTCGCCGTGCTGATCGTTGCCGGCGTTCTCGGCGCATCCACGCTCTATCTCAAGAAGTCTTCCGATGTCGTGGCGGAGGCGCCGTTCGGTGTGCCTTTCACCCTGGTCTCCCAGAGCGGACAGCCGATCACCGAGCAGGCGCTGCGCGGCAAGCCGACGGCGCTGTTCTTCGGCTTCACCCATTGCCCTGAGGTGTGTCCGACGACGCTGTTCGAGCTGAACGGATGGATGGAGAAGGTCGATCCCAAGGGTGACAAGCTGCAGGCCTATTTCGTGACCGTCGACCCCGAGCGCGACACGCCCGAGATCATGAACGAGTACGTCTCCAACGTGTCCAAGCGTATTACCGGAATTTCAGGCCCGCCGGAGAAGATCGCCGAGGTCATCAAGGGTTTCCGCGTCTACGCCAAGAAGGTGCCGGTCGACGAGAAGGATCCGAAGGGCGATTATACGATGGATCACACGGCCTCCGTTTTCCTGCTCGATTCGGCCGGGCGTTTTTCCGGAACGATCGCCTATGGCGAAAACCCGGACACGGCGATAAAGAAGCTGGAGAATCTCGTCAGCAAGGGGTGA
- a CDS encoding DUF6886 family protein — MRLFHFSDDPDIAVFEPCPVLTPSVRPVGREWLNGPLVWAIDGDHDFMYLFPRDCPRILIWAKPETAETEREHWLGGWRAAAFIERHWLERLEAETIHRYEMRSEGFEDLEDAGMWVSRRRVIPTERIAMSRLDREFAPRGVELRAVDSLPPLKGLWHTSLHVSGIRLRNARDWEWAR; from the coding sequence ATGCGCCTTTTCCATTTCAGCGATGATCCCGATATTGCGGTGTTCGAGCCGTGTCCTGTTCTCACTCCCTCGGTTCGCCCGGTAGGCCGGGAATGGCTGAACGGCCCGCTCGTCTGGGCGATCGATGGCGATCATGACTTCATGTACCTCTTTCCGCGTGATTGCCCGCGCATCCTGATCTGGGCAAAACCCGAGACGGCCGAGACGGAGCGGGAGCACTGGCTTGGCGGCTGGCGGGCCGCGGCCTTCATCGAGCGCCATTGGCTGGAACGTCTCGAAGCGGAGACGATCCATCGTTATGAGATGAGGTCCGAAGGCTTCGAAGACCTTGAGGATGCGGGCATGTGGGTGTCGCGCAGACGCGTCATTCCGACGGAGCGGATTGCCATGTCGCGGCTCGATCGGGAGTTTGCGCCGCGTGGGGTGGAACTTCGGGCCGTCGATAGTCTCCCGCCGCTGAAGGGCCTCTGGCACACGAGCCTGCATGTCAGCGGCATTCGGCTGCGCAATGCGCGAGACTGGGAATGGGCCCGTTAG